In Meiothermus sp. QL-1, the sequence CACATCGAGCAGGATCTGCGCCCCAACCTTTGGCGCTACGACCTACAGGGCGGCCACTTCGAGCGCCCGCGCAACTTCGAGGAGCGCTTCGCCGAGGCCTACGCCGCCCAAATGGTGGCCTTCGCCCGCAACCTGCACGCGGGCCGGCCCCTTTACCCGAGCGTACGCGACGCCTGGTACTCGCTGCGGCTGGCCAAGGCGGCGCAGCACGCCCTGGAGACCGGCCAGGTGGTAAGGGTGAGCGAGTACGGCGAATTGTGACCAAGGAGGTGTGACTTGCGCACGCAACGACTAACCGTAGCCCAGGCCCTGGTGAGGTTCCTGGCCGCCCAGTACACCGAGCGCGATGGCCGGAAGGAGCGGCTTATTGCCGGGGTCTGGGCCATCTTCGGACACGGCAACGTGGCCGGGCTGGGGCAGGCTTTGGAGGAGTACGGCGACGAGGTGGGCCTACCCACCTACCGGCCCCAGAACGAGCAGGCCATGGTTCATGCGGCCATCGCCTACGCCAAGCACAAGAACCGGCTTTCTACCTTCGCCTGCACCGCCTCGGTGGGGCCGGGTTCCACCAACATGCTCACCGCCGCGGCCACCGCTACGGTCAACCGGCTGCCGGTGCTGCTTTTGCCCTCCGACTACTTCGCCAACCGGCTGCCCGACCCGGTTCTGCAGCAGCTCGAGCACCCCACCGAACACGACGTCAGTGTTAACGACGCCTTTAGGCCCCTCTCGCGCTTCTTCACCCGCATCACCCGGCCCTCCCAGCTTCTCTCGGCCCTGCCCGAGGCCATGCGCGTCCTTACCGACCCCGCCGAAACCGGGGCCGTCACCATCGCCCTGCCCGAAGACGTGCAGACCGAAGCCTACGACTGGCCCGAAGCCTTCTTCGCCCAGCGGGTTTGGCGGGTGCGCCGCCCGGTACCCGAACCCGAGGCCCTAGCCGAGGCGGTAGCGCTCCTCAAGCAGGCCAGAAGGCCCCTGATCGTGAGCGGTGGGGGCACCCTCTACGCCGAGGCATCCGAAGCCCTGGCCGCTTTGGCCGAGACCCTGGGCCTCCCGGTCTGCGAGACCCAGGGGGGCAAAGGCGCTTTGCCCTGGAACCACCCTTGGTGCGTGGGGCCCATCGGGGCCAACGGGGGCACGGCGGCCAACCGGCTGGCCCGCGAGGCCGACGTGGTGCTGGCGGTGGGCACCCGGCTCGCCGACTTCACCACCGCCTCCAAGACCGCCTTCCAGCACCCCGGGGTGCGCTTTATTGGCCTCAACGTGGCCCCCTTCGACGCGGCCAAGGCCAACGGGGTGATGCTGGTGGCCGATGCCCGCCGGGGGCTGGAAGCCCTGCTGGAAGCGCTCAAAAGGCACCAGGGCAGCCCAGCTGCCTACCGCGCCGAGGTGGCCCGGCTCAAGCGCGAGTGGGACGAGACCGTGACCGCCTACCGCACCCCCAAGCCGGGAAAGAACCCGATGGCCCAGGCCGAGGTGATAGGCCTGGTGAACGAGGTGTACGGCGGCAAGGCCACGGTTATCTGTGCGGCAGGTAGCTTGCCGGGCGATTTGCTCAAGCTTTGGCGGCCCGAAGACCCCAAGGGCTACCACCTCGAGTACGGCTTCTCCTGCATGGGCTACGAGATTGCGGCAGGGGTGGGGGTAGCCCTGGCCGAACCCGGGCGCGAGGTGGTGGTCTTCGTAGGGGACGGGAGCTATCTGATGATGAACTCGGAGATTGTGACCGCGGTGGCCGAAGGGCTTTCCTTCACGGTTGTGCTGGTGGATAACCGGGCCTTTGGCTCCATCCGCGGCCTGCAAATGTCGTTGGGCTCGCCCTCCTTCAACAACGAGCTGCGCCGGCGAAACCCCAAAACGGGCCGCACCGACGGCCCCCCTGTGCAGGTGGACTTCGCCAAGCACGCCGAGGCGATGGGGGCTTTGGTCTGGCAGCCGCAGAACTACGCCGAGCTGGAGAAAGCCCTGAAAGAGGCCCGAAGGGCCCAGGGGGTGCGGGTGGTGGTGGTGCCGGTGAGCGTAGACGACCGGGTTCCCAGCTTCGAGGGCTGGTGGGATGTGCCGGTGGCGGAGATCTCGAACCAGCCAGCAGTAAAGCAGGCACGCCGGGA encodes:
- the iolD gene encoding 3D-(3,5/4)-trihydroxycyclohexane-1,2-dione acylhydrolase (decyclizing), whose translation is MRTQRLTVAQALVRFLAAQYTERDGRKERLIAGVWAIFGHGNVAGLGQALEEYGDEVGLPTYRPQNEQAMVHAAIAYAKHKNRLSTFACTASVGPGSTNMLTAAATATVNRLPVLLLPSDYFANRLPDPVLQQLEHPTEHDVSVNDAFRPLSRFFTRITRPSQLLSALPEAMRVLTDPAETGAVTIALPEDVQTEAYDWPEAFFAQRVWRVRRPVPEPEALAEAVALLKQARRPLIVSGGGTLYAEASEALAALAETLGLPVCETQGGKGALPWNHPWCVGPIGANGGTAANRLAREADVVLAVGTRLADFTTASKTAFQHPGVRFIGLNVAPFDAAKANGVMLVADARRGLEALLEALKRHQGSPAAYRAEVARLKREWDETVTAYRTPKPGKNPMAQAEVIGLVNEVYGGKATVICAAGSLPGDLLKLWRPEDPKGYHLEYGFSCMGYEIAAGVGVALAEPGREVVVFVGDGSYLMMNSEIVTAVAEGLSFTVVLVDNRAFGSIRGLQMSLGSPSFNNELRRRNPKTGRTDGPPVQVDFAKHAEAMGALVWQPQNYAELEKALKEARRAQGVRVVVVPVSVDDRVPSFEGWWDVPVAEISNQPAVKQARREYEAHLAKQRRYF